The Methylocystis echinoides DNA segment GCGGGAATACTTTACTGAGATTTTTTCATTCCGCGCTTTGAAGGCTGGGCTCGCGGTTATGAGCTAAGGCCCGCCGTAGCGAAGCAATCAAGCCCAGGAACTCGATGGCATAGAGAATGTAGTCGATCTGGTTCCAGAATGTAGAAAGACCAATCGTCACAGCCTTCTCGCCCAAGAAGGCTAGAGCTTCCTCGAAGTCGCGGGTCGAAACGCCCTTCAGATAGAGGATCCGATCAGCATCGCCAAGCTCTTTGAGCGTCGGGCATAGGGCGGCAGGATCGCGGGCGTAAAGCGGATACGTTCGGCATCGCCGGCGCCCGTCTCTCGGTCGCGCACGCGCGGCTGCTTTCGTGCCTGGCCTCGCGATCGTCTACGTCCACAATCACTGGACGGGCGGTTGGCCGGCGCTGATCACTGTGTTCGGATGGGTGTCGGTCATCATCGGCTTCGTAAGCATTGTCTTCCCGATGCAGTTGACGGGGATCATGCAGACGGCGGGGCCTGCGTTGCATGCCGTGCTGCCGATCATAGGGGCCGTCTTCCTGCTGGTGGGCGGCGTGTTGTCGTTCAAGGCCCACGGGCGGGAGTGAAGGCGCCGGTCGGCACGTTCCATTCAGTCTGATCATCAACGACAAAGGCGAAGCCGGCTAAAATGTGTCGAATCTTCGCCTTAGCCGAGAGCAAGGGCGAGACCTGTGGAAGCGTCGCCCTCTGGGTGACGTTAGCATAGAGGTAGAGCAGGGACTGCTTTTCCGTGACGGGTGAGCACTGAGAGAAGAGCCTCTCGGCGTCCGTCGCGGAGACGATCAATGATGGAGATTTTGGACGCGGCTCGCGCGCGTGATGGCGGCTACAAGGTGGATGCAAGCCGCGGCAGTCGCACGAGGACAGTCGACAGCACGGCAATCCGGGTCGAAGCCAGCCGCGACGACGCCGAAAGGCTTTCACTTGCAGTGCCGGGTTCCGACAGTCCGGTCGCCATGACTCATTGGAGTTTTAGCCAGCTCGCAAGCCTCGTCGGCGCTCCGGCGGCTTATCTTCGCCAGCTCCCGGCGCCGCTCGCCGGAATCAATCTGCAATATGGCTTAACCTCCCATCGCGCAGAGCAGGTGAAGACGCTCGAGGTCGAAAACGGCCGGGTCGAATTGCGTGCGGTGACCGGCCCCGACTATGGCCGGATCTATGATCATGAGCTCGTCTCCGCGGTGCAGCGCATCGCCGGCGACGGCGTGGGCGACACGCGCTGGAAGGTGCCAGGCGTGCTCGATTGGTCGACCGGTATCTACAACCCGAAAGTTGACGTCACCGAGGAGACGACGACGCTCTACGCCTCGGACCGGGACATCTTTCTCTTTCTCGTCGACGATCTCAATCCGATCGAAGCCGGCCGGCTTCCCGACGGCTCCCCAGACCTTTTCTTTCGGGGCTTCTACTGCTGGAATTCGGAGGTTGGGGCGAAGACGCTCGGGATCGCGAGCTTTTATCTGCGCGCCGTGTGTCAAAACCGCAATCTCTGGGGCGTCGAGGATTTCGAGGAGATCACGATTCGCCACTCGAAATACGCCGCCGCGCGGTTCGCGCATGAGGCGGCGCCGGCGCTGACCCGCTTCGCCAATTC contains these protein-coding regions:
- a CDS encoding DUF932 domain-containing protein is translated as MMEILDAARARDGGYKVDASRGSRTRTVDSTAIRVEASRDDAERLSLAVPGSDSPVAMTHWSFSQLASLVGAPAAYLRQLPAPLAGINLQYGLTSHRAEQVKTLEVENGRVELRAVTGPDYGRIYDHELVSAVQRIAGDGVGDTRWKVPGVLDWSTGIYNPKVDVTEETTTLYASDRDIFLFLVDDLNPIEAGRLPDGSPDLFFRGFYCWNSEVGAKTLGIASFYLRAVCQNRNLWGVEDFEEITIRHSKYAAARFAHEAAPALTRFANSSPMPFVDGVKAARQKIVARNDDDRTEFLRKRGFSKAETAKIIQTVLAEEGRKPESVFDFVQGITAVARGKAHQDARLDFEARAKKLFDRVA